The genome window TCTTCTTTTTACCGTCCTTAACCTCAAAAACTTTTTCCATGGGAATGACGATTTCCGTTACTTTTGCACGGAGCTTTTCATTGTCCTTAAGCTCATGCTCAAGGATGGTTTTCACCTTGTTCTCGTGACCGGTAACGGTTTTAATCACATACCACTTATGTTCCATGGTTCCTTCTTAGTAGATTGCCTTGAATAATTCGGTAAGACCGATATCCACAGCATACGTGAAGACGGAAATAACGAGACAAACCACGATAACAATCGTGGTTGACTCTTTAAGTTCTTCCTGAGTTGGCCAGGTAACTTTTTTCATTTCCTTAACCACATCATTAACGAAGTTTACAATTTTATCTTTCATAGCGTCTTTCGATACTTGCACGGCAGGAGGGACTCGAACCCCCAACCTGCGGTTTTGGAGACCGCTGCTCTACCAATTGAGCCACTGCCGTATGGGTATAAATTATTTTGTCTCTTTATGAATGACATGCTTCTTGCACCAGCGGCAGTACTTTTTGTGCTCTACGCGCTGGGGATGCGTTCTTTTGTTCTTTGTCGTGGAATAATTCCTTCTTTTGCACTCGGTGCATTCTAAGGTGATTATTTCTCTCATCGGAAGTATCCTGTTGTATAAAAAGTAGTAATGAGAGCTGACGACCGGGATTGAACCGGTGACCTCATCCTTACCAAGGATGTGCTCTACCAACTGAGCTACGTCAGCTTATGGAATAAGGTTGAGCGAGAGACGGGACTCGAACCCGCGACCAACAGCTTGGAAGGCTGTGACTCTACCAACTGAGTTACTCTCGCGTCTCTGAAAAAGCTATCTCCACAAGAAAATAAAAGGTTAATCTGAGAATCAAATTAACCTTTTCTCTAAGTGGGCGGCGAGGGATTCGAACCCCCAAAGGCGTCAGCCAACGGATTTACAGTCCGCCCCGGCTCTCCAACTCCGGCGTCCGCCCAGATTTTTTCAGAACAACAAAATTAGGGGAAAAATTTTTAAAATGCAACCTTTCTGCAAAAATAAAATTCCCTTTTCTGAATTTTCCCCCGTTTTTTTTAA of Ignavibacteriales bacterium contains these proteins:
- the rpmG gene encoding 50S ribosomal protein L33; the protein is MREIITLECTECKRRNYSTTKNKRTHPQRVEHKKYCRWCKKHVIHKETK
- the secE gene encoding preprotein translocase subunit SecE; the protein is MKDKIVNFVNDVVKEMKKVTWPTQEELKESTTIVIVVCLVISVFTYAVDIGLTELFKAIY